In Syngnathus scovelli strain Florida chromosome 11, RoL_Ssco_1.2, whole genome shotgun sequence, one DNA window encodes the following:
- the rbm6 gene encoding RNA-binding protein 5 isoform X4 — MWNGPGQGPRGRPPFRGNHREEMFGRRDHPMPNFWGRDGMNMRPMGPMGSLDLPPPMDMRRLEGPPMWGHDMDPRGMRGRGLDRDHFRSGPGPNLNFRGQFDGNPRDNMMNSQGISGFDRGGRDPPTWGPNNRCMDMRDRDMFRDVPRFNNPNTDGRRGFPVDRTENNSDFRGMRPPMGIDDDSRFNMDMPPNERRMGDIDRRGGPPLNSRGGFEADMDFRDRPCPPPEFRDRDRSPLRFGNDGPPMDRPSAGPPANASGPQRSDFKHPEDQPRINKGPESSGSPLMDYRSGEEMTLAEEWKSRQKDKPPLSDEGMKGGSQPTHPAGFRRDATSGGPPAFVDKDRPPINFPGKDVCFPRADHFVEMDRPPFGRNSTQERTPPSVAPGRGIESNRWLAKRGTEQSQGNSTIGENFHKNQSTRQTMEPNNSFTGLDGITHSEGQTLGKMAEMEHFQSRDQDYRDIDYRTAPAKMFEYKQEDLQGTPLIEETKPDEHPQFTASGSKDQDYRSSSVEGKVSTTVSITGIPKTATMEQILGAITVPGGVPQPGMKIKNIPGYSSDTAYVEFLNLEDAVRFMESNKGSLKVGTRTVSLSYSHPDDSQRSVNESHRTLTPPMESQLSRPDQPSEEFESGQNGSASKGPTKPLPSTQWQRNSDLTPEAWQQQVDQQFQQQESETQAESWGNQNTLHHNSLQSKAIFKDSKTMIIKNIKPTTTVDAILKALDPFAYLDERNVRLIKAKTPGAKCFCFVDMDSHEEVTRLVDLLLNKPNPLYIDGVRVYAEVAKPLKHQNFRRELDKPNSLTPGYQPAGSTVEQQFYPQPFVQPPPGMQAGLPTGSSNPPLSVDANIIQGVDYASQAVDPSYQLTGAHVPDDTVATANESFDAETQDTSSYLYDATSGFYYDPETTLYYDPASRYFYNAQNQEYLYWDTTTKAYVPVPGGNQGHQPVVMTAEDQAILSNPAADAPLDMKKPSAPPVASTKPPVSADNQGSLSPERKDDDDSPRRDDRPRSLAAVKIMKDMERWAKIQNRQKECVRSPSPLLRSGMDDDRKQSKTADAGFAVFERKNSGSEDLFKKPLAPVKKEEKSKRLMGSLGMLASDYAAGSDEEVEEDKEEVARQISKAPPNVREDKLTDWKKMACLLCRRQFPNKDALVRHQQLSDLHKQNMEIHLKIKRSKKELEALENQEKELTTREVVRSPEQKRRKHQQPQQHYNSWAGGSREMNKVSERPGLGSEPPPPRRQKKEHVAWDHATYKQAVRKAMFARFKELE, encoded by the exons ATGTGGAATGGACCAGGGCAAGGACCAAGGGGAAGACCTCCGTTTAG AGGTAATCACCGTGAAGAAAtgtttgggagaagagatcatcCGATGCCTAATTTTTGGGGTAGAGATGGGATGAATATGAGACCCATGGGCCCAATGGGTTCTTTGGATCTACCACCACCAATGGACATGAGAAGATTGGAAGGTCCACCAATGTGGGGACATGACATGGATCCACGCGGTATGCGTGGCAGAGGTCTGGACAGAGATCATTTCAGATCTGGCCCTGGTCCAAATTTAAATTTCCGAGGGCAGTTTGACGGAAACCCCAGAGACAATATGATGAATTCACAGGGTATCTCAGGATTTGATAGAGGAGGCAGAGATCCTCCAACATGGGGGCCAAACAACAGATGTATGGACATGAGGGACAGGGACATGTTTCGTGATGTGCCTCGCTTCAATAATCCCAACACGGATGGGAGAAGAGGGTTTCCCGTCGACAGAACAGAGAACAATAGTGATTTTCGGGGAATGCGGCCTCCAATGGGTATTGATGATGACAGTCGTTTTAACATGGACATGCCTCCCAATGAACGGAGGATGGGGGACATAGATAGAAGAGGAGGACCGCCTTTGAATTCAAGAGGTGGATTTGAGGCGGATATGGACTTCAGAGATCGCCCTTGTCCACCGCCTGAATTTCGAGACAGGGATCGCTCTCCTTTAAGATTTGGAAATGATGGCCCTCCAATGGACAGGCCGAGCGCTGGCCCACCTGCCAATGCTAGCGGGCCACAAAGATCCGACTTCAAGCATCCCGAAGACCAGCCCAGAATTAATAAGGGTCCAGAATCGAGTGGTAGCCCCCTCATGGACTATAGGAGCGGTGAAGAGATGACTCTTGCAGAGGAATGGAAGAGCCGACAAAAGGATAAACCTCCTCTTTCAGATGAAGGTATGAAAGGTGGTTCTCAGCCCACCCACCCAGCAGGTTTTAGGAGGGATGCCACCAGTGGAGGTCCACCAGCATTTGTAGACAAGGATAGACCGCCTATTAATTTTCCAGGCAAAGATGTTTGCTTCCCTCGTGCCGATCACTTTGTTGAAATGGATCGCCCTCCGTTTGGTCGAAACTCTACACAAGAAAGAACTCCACCCTCTGTCGCTCCGGGAAGAGGAATTGAAAGTAATCGCTGGCTCGCAAAAAGAGGCACGGAACAGAGTCAGGGTAACTCAACAATTGGTGAAAATTTCCATAAGAACCAGTCAACTCGTCAGACTATGGAGCCAAATAATAGTTTTACAGGACTTGACGGTATCACACACAGTGAAGGACAGACTCTGGGTAAGATGGCAGAAATGGAGCATTTTCAAAGCAGGGACCAAGACTACAGAGACATTGATTACCGGACAGCTCCTGCAAAGATGTTTGAGTACAAGCAGGAGGATCTGCAGGGGACACCACTGATTGAGGAAACCAAACCAGATGAGCATCCGCAATTCACTGCATCAGGTTCTAAG GATCAAGATTACAGAAGCTCGTCAGTGGAAGGCAAAGTTTCCACAACAGTATCCATAACTGGCATTCCAAAGACTGCGACGATGGAGCAG ATTCTAGGTGCCATTACAGTGCCAGGTGGGGTGCCACAACCAGGGATGAAGATTAAAAACATCCCAG GTTACAGCTCTGATACGGCCTATGTGGAGTTTTTAAACCTCGAGGATGCAGTCCGCTTCATGGAGTCCAACAAG GGTTCCCTCAAGGTTGGCACTAGAACAGTTTCCCTTAGCTACTCTCATCCAGATGACAGTCAAAGAAGTGTTAAT gaATCCCATCGCACCTTGACTCCACCCATGGAGTCACAGTTGTCCAGACCCGATCAGCCATCAGAAGAATTTGAGTCCGGCCAAAATGGGTCGGCGTCTAAAGGCCCCACGAAGCCCCTGCCTTCCACCCAGTGGCAGCGCAACTCTGACCTGACCCCAGAGGCCTGGCAGCAGCAGGTTGACCAGCAGTTTCAGCAGCAGGAAAGTGAGACGCAAGCAGAGTCTTGGGGCAACCAAAACACCCTTCACCACAATTCCCTTCAGTCCAAAGCAATCTTTAAGGACAGTAAAA CCATgatcataaaaaatataaagccCACCACAACAGTAGATGCCATTCTCAAAGCTTTGGATCCGTTTGCTTATCTGGATGAGAGAAATGTTCGTCTGATCAAGGCCAAGACCCCTGGAGCAAAGTGCTTCTGCTTTGTTGACATGGATTCCCACGAG gaAGTGACGCGCTTGGTGGACCTACTCCTCAACAAACCCAATCCCCTTTATATTGATGGAGTCAGAGTGTATGCAGAAGTTGCCAAACCCCTAAAGCACCAGAA TTTCCGAAGAGAGCTTGACAAACCAAACAGCTTGACTCCAGGCTATCAGCCGGCAGGCAGTACAGTGGAG CAGCAGTTCTACCCGCAACCTTTTGTGCAGCCCCCTCCTGGAATGCAAG CCGGTTTGCCGACTGGTAGCAGTAATCCGCCTCTGTCAGTAGATGCCAACATTATCCAG GGAGTTGACTACGCCAGTCAAGCCGTGGATCCGTCCTACCAGTTGACCGGAGCACATGTGCCTGATGATACTGTAGCCACTGCCAATGAGTCGTTTG ATGCAGAGACGCAAGATACGTCCAGTTACTTGTACGACGCCACATCGGGCTTCTACTATGACCCTGAGACAACCCTGTACTATGACCCTGCCTCAAGA TACTTCTACAACGCACAGAACCAAGAGTATTTGTACTGGGACACGACAACAAAGGCATACGTTCCGGTGCCCGGAGGCAACCAGGGGCACCAACCTGTGGTCATGACGGCCGAAGACCAAGCCATTCTCTCTAACCCGGCAGCTGACGCTCCTCTGGATATGAAGAAACCCTCAGCGCCCCCAGTGGCCTCCACCAAACCGCCTGTTTCTGCTGACAACCAGGGAAGTCTGTCTCCTGAGAGGAAAGATGATGACGACTCGCCAAGAAGGGACGACAGACCAAGAAGCCTTGCTGCTGTCAAG ATCATGAAGGATATGGAGCGTTGGGCCAAGATCCAGAACCGGCAAAAGGAATGCGTGCGTTCCCCGTCACCTTTGCTGAGAAGCGGCATGGACGATGATAGGAAGCAATCCAAGACGGCTGATGCGGGGTTTGCAGTGTTCGAGAGGAAG AATTCAGGCAGTGAGGATCTCTTCAAGAAGCCTCTTGCTCCAgttaaaaaagaggaaaaatcaAAG CGACTTATGGGCTCTCTGGGGATGCTGGCGTCAGACTACGCTGCCGGAAGCgacgaggaggtggaggaggacaaggaggAGGTAGCACGTCAGATCAGCAAAGCTCCGCCCAACGTACGAGAGGACAAGCTGACGGACTGGAAGAAGATGGCCTGCTTACTGTGCAGGAGACAGTTCCCCAACAAGGACGCACTCGTCCGCCACCAGCAGCTGTCCGATCTGCATAAA CAAAACATGGAGATCCACTTGAAGATCAAGAGGTCTAAGAAAGAGCTGGAGGCACTTGAGAACCAAGAAAAAGAA CTGACCACCAGGGAAGTTGTCAGGTCACCAGAACAAAAGCGGAGAAAACATCAACAGCCGCAGCAGCATTATAACAGCTGGGCTGGAGGATCTAG aGAGATGAACAAAGTCAGTGAAAGACCTGGTTTGGGCTCAGAACCTCCACCTCCC AGACGCCAGAAGAAAGAGCACGTAGCTTGGGACCACGCCACCTACAAACAAGCAGTGCGGAAGGCCATGTTTGCGCGCTTCAAGGAACTGGAGTGA
- the rbm6 gene encoding RNA-binding protein 5 isoform X3 has product MWNGPGQGPRGRPPFRGNHREEMFGRRDHPMPNFWGRDGMNMRPMGPMGSLDLPPPMDMRRLEGPPMWGHDMDPRGMRGRGLDRDHFRSGPGPNLNFRGQFDGNPRDNMMNSQGISGFDRGGRDPPTWGPNNRCMDMRDRDMFRDVPRFNNPNTDGRRGFPVDRTENNSDFRGMRPPMGIDDDSRFNMDMPPNERRMGDIDRRGGPPLNSRGGFEADMDFRDRPCPPPEFRDRDRSPLRFGNDGPPMDRPSAGPPANASGPQRSDFKHPEDQPRINKGPESSGSPLMDYRSGEEMTLAEEWKSRQKDKPPLSDEGMKGGSQPTHPAGFRRDATSGGPPAFVDKDRPPINFPGKDVCFPRADHFVEMDRPPFGRNSTQERTPPSVAPGRGIESNRWLAKRGTEQSQGNSTIGENFHKNQSTRQTMEPNNSFTGLDGITHSEGQTLGKMAEMEHFQSRDQDYRDIDYRTAPAKMFEYKQEDLQGTPLIEETKPDEHPQFTASGSKDQDYRSSSVEGKVSTTVSITGIPKTATMEQILGAITVPGGVPQPGMKIKNIPGYSSDTAYVEFLNLEDAVRFMESNKGSLKVGTRTVSLSYSHPDDSQRSVNESHRTLTPPMESQLSRPDQPSEEFESGQNGSASKGPTKPLPSTQWQRNSDLTPEAWQQQVDQQFQQQESETQAESWGNQNTLHHNSLQSKAIFKDSKTMIIKNIKPTTTVDAILKALDPFAYLDERNVRLIKAKTPGAKCFCFVDMDSHEEVTRLVDLLLNKPNPLYIDGVRVYAEVAKPLKHQNFRRELDKPNSLTPGYQPAGSTVEQQQFYPQPFVQPPPGMQAGLPTGSSNPPLSVDANIIQGVDYASQAVDPSYQLTGAHVPDDTVATANESFDAETQDTSSYLYDATSGFYYDPETTLYYDPASRYFYNAQNQEYLYWDTTTKAYVPVPGGNQGHQPVVMTAEDQAILSNPAADAPLDMKKPSAPPVASTKPPVSADNQGSLSPERKDDDDSPRRDDRPRSLAAVKIMKDMERWAKIQNRQKECVRSPSPLLRSGMDDDRKQSKTADAGFAVFERKNSGSEDLFKKPLAPVKKEEKSKRLMGSLGMLASDYAAGSDEEVEEDKEEVARQISKAPPNVREDKLTDWKKMACLLCRRQFPNKDALVRHQQLSDLHKQNMEIHLKIKRSKKELEALENQEKELTTREVVRSPEQKRRKHQQPQQHYNSWAGGSREMNKVSERPGLGSEPPPPRRQKKEHVAWDHATYKQAVRKAMFARFKELE; this is encoded by the exons ATGTGGAATGGACCAGGGCAAGGACCAAGGGGAAGACCTCCGTTTAG AGGTAATCACCGTGAAGAAAtgtttgggagaagagatcatcCGATGCCTAATTTTTGGGGTAGAGATGGGATGAATATGAGACCCATGGGCCCAATGGGTTCTTTGGATCTACCACCACCAATGGACATGAGAAGATTGGAAGGTCCACCAATGTGGGGACATGACATGGATCCACGCGGTATGCGTGGCAGAGGTCTGGACAGAGATCATTTCAGATCTGGCCCTGGTCCAAATTTAAATTTCCGAGGGCAGTTTGACGGAAACCCCAGAGACAATATGATGAATTCACAGGGTATCTCAGGATTTGATAGAGGAGGCAGAGATCCTCCAACATGGGGGCCAAACAACAGATGTATGGACATGAGGGACAGGGACATGTTTCGTGATGTGCCTCGCTTCAATAATCCCAACACGGATGGGAGAAGAGGGTTTCCCGTCGACAGAACAGAGAACAATAGTGATTTTCGGGGAATGCGGCCTCCAATGGGTATTGATGATGACAGTCGTTTTAACATGGACATGCCTCCCAATGAACGGAGGATGGGGGACATAGATAGAAGAGGAGGACCGCCTTTGAATTCAAGAGGTGGATTTGAGGCGGATATGGACTTCAGAGATCGCCCTTGTCCACCGCCTGAATTTCGAGACAGGGATCGCTCTCCTTTAAGATTTGGAAATGATGGCCCTCCAATGGACAGGCCGAGCGCTGGCCCACCTGCCAATGCTAGCGGGCCACAAAGATCCGACTTCAAGCATCCCGAAGACCAGCCCAGAATTAATAAGGGTCCAGAATCGAGTGGTAGCCCCCTCATGGACTATAGGAGCGGTGAAGAGATGACTCTTGCAGAGGAATGGAAGAGCCGACAAAAGGATAAACCTCCTCTTTCAGATGAAGGTATGAAAGGTGGTTCTCAGCCCACCCACCCAGCAGGTTTTAGGAGGGATGCCACCAGTGGAGGTCCACCAGCATTTGTAGACAAGGATAGACCGCCTATTAATTTTCCAGGCAAAGATGTTTGCTTCCCTCGTGCCGATCACTTTGTTGAAATGGATCGCCCTCCGTTTGGTCGAAACTCTACACAAGAAAGAACTCCACCCTCTGTCGCTCCGGGAAGAGGAATTGAAAGTAATCGCTGGCTCGCAAAAAGAGGCACGGAACAGAGTCAGGGTAACTCAACAATTGGTGAAAATTTCCATAAGAACCAGTCAACTCGTCAGACTATGGAGCCAAATAATAGTTTTACAGGACTTGACGGTATCACACACAGTGAAGGACAGACTCTGGGTAAGATGGCAGAAATGGAGCATTTTCAAAGCAGGGACCAAGACTACAGAGACATTGATTACCGGACAGCTCCTGCAAAGATGTTTGAGTACAAGCAGGAGGATCTGCAGGGGACACCACTGATTGAGGAAACCAAACCAGATGAGCATCCGCAATTCACTGCATCAGGTTCTAAG GATCAAGATTACAGAAGCTCGTCAGTGGAAGGCAAAGTTTCCACAACAGTATCCATAACTGGCATTCCAAAGACTGCGACGATGGAGCAG ATTCTAGGTGCCATTACAGTGCCAGGTGGGGTGCCACAACCAGGGATGAAGATTAAAAACATCCCAG GTTACAGCTCTGATACGGCCTATGTGGAGTTTTTAAACCTCGAGGATGCAGTCCGCTTCATGGAGTCCAACAAG GGTTCCCTCAAGGTTGGCACTAGAACAGTTTCCCTTAGCTACTCTCATCCAGATGACAGTCAAAGAAGTGTTAAT gaATCCCATCGCACCTTGACTCCACCCATGGAGTCACAGTTGTCCAGACCCGATCAGCCATCAGAAGAATTTGAGTCCGGCCAAAATGGGTCGGCGTCTAAAGGCCCCACGAAGCCCCTGCCTTCCACCCAGTGGCAGCGCAACTCTGACCTGACCCCAGAGGCCTGGCAGCAGCAGGTTGACCAGCAGTTTCAGCAGCAGGAAAGTGAGACGCAAGCAGAGTCTTGGGGCAACCAAAACACCCTTCACCACAATTCCCTTCAGTCCAAAGCAATCTTTAAGGACAGTAAAA CCATgatcataaaaaatataaagccCACCACAACAGTAGATGCCATTCTCAAAGCTTTGGATCCGTTTGCTTATCTGGATGAGAGAAATGTTCGTCTGATCAAGGCCAAGACCCCTGGAGCAAAGTGCTTCTGCTTTGTTGACATGGATTCCCACGAG gaAGTGACGCGCTTGGTGGACCTACTCCTCAACAAACCCAATCCCCTTTATATTGATGGAGTCAGAGTGTATGCAGAAGTTGCCAAACCCCTAAAGCACCAGAA TTTCCGAAGAGAGCTTGACAAACCAAACAGCTTGACTCCAGGCTATCAGCCGGCAGGCAGTACAGTGGAG CAGCAGCAGTTCTACCCGCAACCTTTTGTGCAGCCCCCTCCTGGAATGCAAG CCGGTTTGCCGACTGGTAGCAGTAATCCGCCTCTGTCAGTAGATGCCAACATTATCCAG GGAGTTGACTACGCCAGTCAAGCCGTGGATCCGTCCTACCAGTTGACCGGAGCACATGTGCCTGATGATACTGTAGCCACTGCCAATGAGTCGTTTG ATGCAGAGACGCAAGATACGTCCAGTTACTTGTACGACGCCACATCGGGCTTCTACTATGACCCTGAGACAACCCTGTACTATGACCCTGCCTCAAGA TACTTCTACAACGCACAGAACCAAGAGTATTTGTACTGGGACACGACAACAAAGGCATACGTTCCGGTGCCCGGAGGCAACCAGGGGCACCAACCTGTGGTCATGACGGCCGAAGACCAAGCCATTCTCTCTAACCCGGCAGCTGACGCTCCTCTGGATATGAAGAAACCCTCAGCGCCCCCAGTGGCCTCCACCAAACCGCCTGTTTCTGCTGACAACCAGGGAAGTCTGTCTCCTGAGAGGAAAGATGATGACGACTCGCCAAGAAGGGACGACAGACCAAGAAGCCTTGCTGCTGTCAAG ATCATGAAGGATATGGAGCGTTGGGCCAAGATCCAGAACCGGCAAAAGGAATGCGTGCGTTCCCCGTCACCTTTGCTGAGAAGCGGCATGGACGATGATAGGAAGCAATCCAAGACGGCTGATGCGGGGTTTGCAGTGTTCGAGAGGAAG AATTCAGGCAGTGAGGATCTCTTCAAGAAGCCTCTTGCTCCAgttaaaaaagaggaaaaatcaAAG CGACTTATGGGCTCTCTGGGGATGCTGGCGTCAGACTACGCTGCCGGAAGCgacgaggaggtggaggaggacaaggaggAGGTAGCACGTCAGATCAGCAAAGCTCCGCCCAACGTACGAGAGGACAAGCTGACGGACTGGAAGAAGATGGCCTGCTTACTGTGCAGGAGACAGTTCCCCAACAAGGACGCACTCGTCCGCCACCAGCAGCTGTCCGATCTGCATAAA CAAAACATGGAGATCCACTTGAAGATCAAGAGGTCTAAGAAAGAGCTGGAGGCACTTGAGAACCAAGAAAAAGAA CTGACCACCAGGGAAGTTGTCAGGTCACCAGAACAAAAGCGGAGAAAACATCAACAGCCGCAGCAGCATTATAACAGCTGGGCTGGAGGATCTAG aGAGATGAACAAAGTCAGTGAAAGACCTGGTTTGGGCTCAGAACCTCCACCTCCC AGACGCCAGAAGAAAGAGCACGTAGCTTGGGACCACGCCACCTACAAACAAGCAGTGCGGAAGGCCATGTTTGCGCGCTTCAAGGAACTGGAGTGA